In Solanum lycopersicum chromosome 3, SLM_r2.1, the genomic stretch GTCAATTTTATGGAAACAGAAAAATTTGTTGTTGAGTTTAGCAAATAATGAAGGAATTATTTTTGTATGTGAAATGAAAGAGATTGAGAAAAGTTGTGAAATTATGTTGGATAGTTGATCCCCCTTAGGGTTATTAATTATTACACccatcttaatttttttaaacttcattATTGTTTTGAAAGTCTACTTTTCGTTTTCACATTATATCTTGACATTGAGATAATATCTCATGTGAATTCTTAATTTAggataattttttagaaaaatattaaattttattttatagtatttttttcaatcaaactCAGTCGAGATGgtcataaaatacttaaaataagtatGTTGTTATTGACTTATTTCTAATAAAGCATTAGCTTAAGATAAAAgacttaataaaaaattaagtaaattgaTTGAATAACTTtcaagataaaatattaataattgatccattttaattcttttaagtAAACTATCTCGCCTTTGTGCGGCTTTTTGAATTATAGATAAATAGAGTGAATTTTTCTAGCCAACTATAGTAAGTTTTGAGTAGTCATTCAAATGCTATCTCATCCACATTCATCTTTGATAATATtagtcaaatatatatttaaaaaattataaagaatatATTGGAGGATTAAAACTCAAAAGTTaaccttttatttattattttaaccaaTAAATTATGGTTCTTTCTTCCCTTTAAATGTGAATGCAGTAATTGTCCAAACTAGGGGCATCAAAAATAATCTAAACATAGGTAATTCGCTCAGAATTTTAAGGGTCGAGCTCATGataatttgaatttctttcaaTCTCAACACATTCAAGCTTAACTCATTTGAAGAGAATTCTCAATTGAGCCcaattcaatctccaatttcaatctgttttaaaacttttattaagATACGTTCCTATATTTTTGGCATGGATTATAatctatttaacatcttttggaatttatttatcaatttgttacctttttaacaaaaaattcttgaatggaaattcaaattgtgattataaaagttaaatatcaatatgttaaattattgagattaatcgggtcAAATTGAGCGGGTTAGGATCCAATCCGTTTTTAGCGCAATTTGAGCTCAAAGTAAACTTGGGCGGGTTAAGACCCAACCCAATTTCTATTCAACCCATTGTAATAACTTTAATTTCAACCCTACCCGCCCATTTGACACCCCTAGTCCAAACTATTAAGATCGTCAAATAAATGGAAATAATTTGATCACGACTAACTAAATTCGACTCAACTTCCTTTTTTAAGCCATTCACTTTTCCTCTACCCTCCTCTTTTGCCAAAATCAGGATCTGAAGACTTCGAATGCACCATATATGATTTCTAagctaaatttaaaataaaaataataaaatttagtaCTCTAACTTGATTCAAAACTTGATATTGTGGTAGTTCCTCTGCCTTGTACCAACAACACAAGAACATTCTACTTCTTATATgtgtattattaattatatcataatttccatcaatatatatatatatatatatatatatatatatatatatatatatatatatatattctggCTCCCCTACCATATTAGCAAACATAGGTGCATGTTATAAAGAAAAAGTCATTTATAAAAGTGAGATCTTGATCATAGTTtcatttataagtaaaaaaaacattttgatatatttgacgTTATTTTAGTTTAgaacaaaaagaatgaaaagttttttttattttattaaattttgtgtcaaaTCAAATTGTATAGTTCTTTCCAAAACAAACTATATGTTATTGACGTttataatatcatcaacaaaCGTTAACAAGAATATTAAAACTTATCGTGGAAGCTAAATAtggtataaaaaaaaaatccaccAACAGTGAAACTAATTATAAGTTGACCAAACTATTCTAGACAActgaaaattacaaaaatcagccaaaagaaaaaggaagatgTTGATGATAATTGGTGATTATTAATAATGAGAAACGTACTGATTaacaaggaaaataatttaatattggGCAGTTAGAACACattatcaattaattagttCCTCTGAATTAAACTCTTTTGGATGGAAatattctaacaaaaataatataaaagacTAAAGAGATTTTGGATTTCCAATTTTGCTTTAATTATGAAGGCTACTTATCTGTCCTTCATGGCATAAAATAGTGGTCCAACTTGCACTCTTATCTTCTCTCAGTTGATGAATTTCGAATACCAAAAATTCATCAGCCACTCATTCATTCAACTTTCTCGCGCGTACACAGGTAGATTCagaattttaaaatgataagagcattattaataatttaaatatttgattgatttaatttttaaattttacactGTTATTTTAGatactcttatttattttttggtcttTCCCAAAGCAATCGAAGATTAGAGTACTTATTTAGCCCTCTTGAGCAAGTTCCCTCCATTTCAGTGATTCAAATAAAGCTGAAAACTCATACTTCAGGGCAGTGATGATTCATAAGCCTTAACTGATACTGAGTTGTATATATCAATGCCTCTTACCAATTTGGAAATGTTTATTCAAAGACGATGATTAGATGGTAGCATTTTACAATGTTAGAGCAgtaatgaaattataattttttttttctagattttttcaTGCATGTTTCAACATACGTTTTGTAGTGACAGTTAAAAAGTGCATTGTTAAGCCAACTGATTGTCTTATCTCTCATGCTGCGATGAATTAGAAGCTTGACTCGTTTGTTGTTGGTCTCCTCAAGTAATAGCGCAAGCTGTTTGCAAGAACCTGAAAGGTTACAGATTGAAATCTGTCAAGCCAAACGTAACAAGAGACAAACAGGTAAATATGACAATGACAATCATTGAAATTGCTTTCACACAACAACATTGCGAACCTGTTGAAGGGGTTTGATGAGAGCTTTGTTCTTGTAGCTTACATGAAATTTTGCCTTAGCTAGCAGTCCCTGTAACAGAATCGATGTATTAAATCTACACGGCCACTAATTCATAATCATCACAAGGAGTATAGCTAGCTTCATCCTTCAAGTATATATGATTTAAACAACCCTGTAAAAGTCTGACCTCGGTGTCAAATTCTCCTGATATAACATCAATGTTTATTTCAGTAATGATCTTGACGAGATCAACTATTAATCCAGGTCGATCTGCTGCCTCTACACACAGTAAGCTGCAAAACAGCAATGTTTTACTATCGTCTTTCAAGTTAGGCACGCAATGACATCTTATGGCCAAGCTACTTGTTTATCAACATTAGTCTGAGAGCAACAACTATGACAATATTATTAAACGGACCTTCGTTCAGGACCATCATCATAGACATGGATATGAGTTGCTATGTCCACATCTAGCTGAAAATTGGcacaataaacaacaaaacataaatgatTAACATTagacttttaaaatattaaactactGATGTTTCTGCATCAATCATGTGCATTAGGTAGAGGCATTATTCTCAATTATTGAGCAAGCACTatacaagcctaagtagaatcTGCTGAAGATGCATCactaattttataatgtatttctTGAAGGGAACAAAGGATAATGAGACGTAAAAGCAAGAAGTtccaaataaaatacacaaagaATAGGAAGATTGTTTAGCATGGCCGCACatggaaaattatgaaaaagaagaagaaaggattTACAACCTTTTGACTTGGTTGAAAAGCACCAAAGGCTTCACCCATAGCTAACTGAGAGCTAGATTCCTGCACCAGAAATTATGCAGTAAGAAGAAGCAGGCAGCCATAAAAGACACCACAGAGGTACTCTTAACAAGTATCCACTGTGTGATGGCTGAAATTGCAGTGCTACCGGATGAAACTCCATCAAATTGTTGATAATTGTCAATCGAATTGCTTCTAGCAGCTCTGGATCCTCAACCTTTCTACCTGTAGAACTGAAAAAATCCCCGATAACAGAACAATCAGAATTCCCAGATATAATTAGATCAAGAAATGACATAAGAGCATAAAGGAATCCGACATGACTTACGCATGTGTGATGCATAATTTATTGTGCTTCCCTGATGAATCTAGATAGACATTAGCCTTGACAACATTCAGTCCAAGATTTTTTAGTGCAGTCATCTGTAAACACATTCAGTAAAAGTTAGGCAGTACTAGAGAAAGATGTTCTGCCTAATCGACTCCAGAATTTCCAGCAATAGCATTGACTTGAATCAATAGGAGATGAATCCTACTGTGTCAAGAAGAGCCCCAAGGCGATCACCAAAGGTAACCTCCACTACAGTTGTTTCTGGATCCGAATCCAAATCTATTATGACTTTGGGCGTTGGGACAGCAGTATCTTGGGAACTTCCACCCTGATTACCAGTCCCAtcaatcaaaaacaaaatatttagtaAACAAAAACAAGGGGAAAAAGTTATTTCAATGAATTAAGGTATGCAATTAGATACCTCAACAGCTGCAGTTGAAGATGCTTTTGGAATAATTGTACTCTCAGAAAAAGCTAATCTGAAAGAGCACAACATGTAGATTATATTCCCGGTCGAAGCAACACAAAGCACTTAAATTCCAGGATAAAGTAAATTTATGAACTTTAAGAAAGTGGGATGATGCTCCAGTCATTATCATTTTGCAAATTTTCCACTACTAAACGCTCTACCAATCCATGATTATTTCCTTTGTATCGCGATTTTAATCAACAATTCTTTATTAGATTTGGAATTTTATTTCACTACCTGTTTTCAGAGATCAAGACAAAAACTTCAATACTGctaaaagagaaaacaaaaattctGAAATGAAGATTTCATAACAGATAGCCATCAAATTAACCCGAAACCTTGGGAAGTACTTGAAGGATTAAATTCCTTAAAGGACACACAGTGCAATCTGTGGGCTcggaattaatttttaattatctgTCTAACCATTACAGTATCTTCTTTTAATAATTCTGGTTAGGGATACAGAAAGTTAACATcaaaaagattaaaagaaacaaattttaaaaaaatacattggGGATAGGGGAAAGGGAAATGATCGAAATAGTCAATCAATTAAGCTACTAAAATTTCGACATAAAAATCAATCAACAGATTTTCTTTGTTGGGTCTGCAACTAGTCAAACAAACTCAAGATTACCTCTTGGGAACAAGGCATATTCTCTGTACAGGATCCAAACCAAAAGAACCTCTGAAGAGAACTGAACTTGAAATGGGTATTTTCTCAATTGCATTTAAATTAGCATAAACCCCAGAAATGCTCCCACAAGAAGCCATAGCCACAGCCATATCAGTTCAAGAATAttgaaaaattgaacaaaagctgtataaaaggaaaaaaagtttgCGTCTTTTTCACTTAGTGAAATAGTATACTAGTAAAGGAAGTAACCAAAGAGAATCACGGAAATGGAAAGATAAGAAAAGACGCAAATTTtaagagaagaagaagcaatGGTGTTGATTGTTCTTCTAGTAGTATCCGCCATTATAATGGAAGGTGTCCTCTTTATAATATACGTAAAAAGGTATAAAATTATGGGCCTTGTTTGTCTTTGTTGATGAAAGCTGAGCCTTAGAAATTTACTTCAATTTTATCTCATCCTTTTCTCACTTTGCAGTGTTGTGAAGCTGTGATTGTATTGAGAGAGACAAGCCAAAGAACCAATGGGCAAGATATGAATGATCCTCAAAGCTACTTCCTCATCTTTTTTACTTAttcctttttattatataaaaaataaaaattaccacctcacattttattttatttgaaaaatctatAAAGTTATGCCGTtcataaattataacaaaattaattttatatgtacatataaaaaatataataacatatttaatgtaattttacaATTGAAAATTGGAGCACGTAAGAAACACATACATTAATCACGTTGATAGACtttaaagagaaaatttaatgcactaaaattatcattataaaCAAGATCCGAAAAAAGAAATGATCATaaggaatttattttataaattttacagTATATTTTCGATAGACtctaaagaatatttttttcaaattgcaattacaaaaagttaaaataatgacaaggaaaattgtaaaaataatattattaattttagttataaaataattttaaattacctCCTCCTCAACTAATGATAGAGACACTATTGGCTAGCATAAATGGGACCTTCATTATCTTCTCCTATGACGTGttccatttttaattaatattctctctttttctctttctggCAATGTGACTGAATGTTGAAAGAGCGCGTGCTGAAATATCAATATCTTCTCCCTCTCCGATTTTAGGCATAATATATAGACgtccctttttaaaattatatttatgttcttcaactttggatatacacaaatagacacttaaacttgtaaaaagttgaacaaataaacaGATATGTCCTAAATGTCAtcttacatattattttttgtcatacgtggtgtcctacatgtattgtgtcatgtaggactgatgtgtttatttatttaaaagttgaatagttAAAGTATCTGTTTGTGCATTGTGAAAGTTGgagatcaaattaaaatttaaaatcaaatttagaaTCTAATATGCGTCAAACATAcggatatttaaattatttataaagatatcataaattataaagtaaaatactaaaataaaatatattgaaaataaattatgaacatCTGACACGTGATATATctctttataataaaataatttttgattaattcattcaaaaatatCATGATTAATAAACGGTCTTGAAGGCTATCgaaatatgaatgatgatgatagATTGTGACGGTTTCATAGTTGTAACATTTTGGTTCATAGGCTTATTAGTaactagtttttttattttagacattttttttatcatagcACCCTTTCTAGAAAGTGGTTATAAGAGTAGGTGTATTTGTTATTTGTGTTTATTGGTTATGATAATATTTGAAttagttatcaaataaaaaaatatcctgtgaattgaataactaaaaaaatatatctaaagtttaaaatatgtaattcGAATTACAAAAGGATTCATGAAGTTTATACAGTTTCCTTCTCAAATTAGCAAGTTTTCTTGGAGTTTCATTTCCACCGTTTCAAACTCTAATACTATATctgttttattaaattttaagagTCACTATAGATTTTAAGGAGAAATTAGTTAAATATACTCTCTTAAATGTTCTCGCTTGGATATATTTCTATTCTATGCATATACATTCCTCTCATGTAAGATTGTATCACTCGCAATCCGTGGACTATAAGTTCACAAATTTCTATTAAtaattactttgattaatttactttagatattttttcttgcaaattaacataatttttctcTTCAACTTTGTAAACACTTGCCAATCTATAAGGTTTCTAACGCCCTACATTGAATAATATTTGCATGCCatgcattttttaaatatagatTTGTAAATTCTTGCTAATATATGACAATTCTCCTCTTTtgccattattattatttatttaatttttgcactcatgaattcatataattaattataatttaacgAGCTATATTAGCtaatatttgtgtttttcttattaaaagCTTGTGTTATGATTTTAAGAGAACATCTTAATtagattattataaaataataattttctatcaaaTTAGTTGTTTAGAGGACTATGATTTGTGACAATGATAAagacataattttgaaattaataagtatgtttatttaatattattgaattgtctTATagtttttagaatttataactataaatcatattttgaaaattttcaagtcaATCCTTCCCTTATTCAAatccatattttaaaaatactttaaaattatgattgCATCTCAAATTAAGGCTAAACATTAAAAAGGGGACCCAAAAAAAGTGGCCAAACTGCTGAATTATCTCCTCGTTTACCTAGTAAAGCCCAGGTACTATATACGGCCCAATTAGAAAATTTCACAAAGTATTCAGAGACCCGACCCGACCCTCCCAACCCCCGCCCCATTGTTGACTGGAAACATCCAAAAGAGCGGAGGAGGAGgggtttttgaagaagaagaagaagaagaagagactAATCGAAGAAATGGCGAAGTCCTGTAAGGGCCTTGCTGTGGAGTTGGTCAAGTGTCTTAGCGAATCGGATTGCGTTAAGGTATCCTTTCTTTAACTTTTCTCGTTGATTTGTTTACTTAAATTTCTGAAATCGAAAGAGCCATGTGGTTTGATTCTTCTAGGTTGAGAAGAAGAGTTTCAGGGAATGCGCGAAAGAAAAGAGTCCATGTATTCCTAGTGAATGTGTAGGACTAAGGGAAACCTACTTCAATTGCAAGAGAGGACAGGTATACTTTATCAAAATTTGCTATATGTTTTACATCTTTTTACCTGCTCTTCATGTATTCGAGTGGTTCGATGAACTTGTCTTGTATAGCTTGCCTGCTTCTGCACTATTAAATTTGTGAAGAGTTAGTTATTTGCTCATTGCTTAATGCAATTAGTTTCTCTAGTTTGATCTTTGGAAATGGTTATTCTTGTGGAAAGTTACGAGGTGTGGCTGGAAATATGGTGTATTATCGAGAGAAGAATATAAAGAGGTGGCTAGAGAGGATTCATATTGCCAACTACAATTATTGTGTGATTGAAGCATAATTGAGTATGATCAATTGATGATTATTGgatatattttaacaaatagATCCCTCCCATCAATTACTCCAGTTAggtcttttgaaaaatttaccCTACTGGTCAGATTTCATCCTTCGCCTAGCTTTTCCTGTATATTAAACCAGAGGAATTTTGCAGATAGTCCTTGTATCATACCTTGATCTTTGGTGGGGTGGCAGTAGGTGAAACACGTTTTTGCAAATAGTAAATAGAGAACTATTGAGAACTGAGAAGTGTATGGAGAATGTTTTCCTTCGGCAAAAACTCGACACAATTTTGGAACGAGCCAAGATGGGAAGTAGGTCACATAAATAGGAACACAAAGTGAGGAGAAACATTCTGTCTCAAGAGAGCGAACGTCATTGTTGTGTAGCACAAAGTAAATATCAAGAGGTTCATTGCTGTGTAGCACAAATTTAAAATCACGAGGTTAAATTTGAAATGGAAGGGATATTTGTGATGTTTGACTCTGGTATGGATAATGCATCCTTTGAAGTAGACAGGAGTGTTCCACTTTGTTATGATTGATAGGATAAGCTAGTTAGTTTGTTGATTATTCCTCAAAAGATTTTTCTTCTGAAAGTTCCATGATTGGAGAAATCCAAGAATTAATCTGAGCACCTTGTGGGGGTACTCTTATGGAAAGTGCTTCCAAGTGGCACCTTGATGGTATTCCTCTGTTCCTGTAAGTTGGTCGAAACCACTTTGATATAGTCCTCCTGGgtgatctcttttttttttcaagcaataaggtttattattattagtcttTTCAATcacatgataattttaaaactgaattttgttttctaaatataattttgtgggACGATGATAATTGCTATACTGATAGCTTTGTAAGACAATCCTTTGTCccatattttccttttttgtgtGCGGTGGGCGGATTAGGCCAATTTAAACTACTTACTATCACTTAAAATACGCTTGCTTGGAAAACCAAAGAGT encodes the following:
- the LOC101249904 gene encoding ACT domain-containing protein ACR11-like (The RefSeq protein has 1 substitution compared to this genomic sequence) — translated: MAVAMASCGSISGVYTNLNAIEKIPISSSVLFRGSFGLDPVQRICLVPKRLAFSESTIIPKASSTAAVEGGSSQDTAVPTPKVIIDLDSDPETTVVEVTFGDRLGALLDTMTALKNLGLNVVKANVYLDSSGKHNKLCITHASTGRKVEDPELLEAIRLTIINNLMEFHPESSSQLAMGEAFGAFQPSQKLDVDIATHIHVYDDGPERSLLCVEAADRPGLIVDLVKIITEINIDVISGEFDTEGLLAKAKFHVSYKNKALIKPLQQVLANSLRYYLRRPTTNESSF
- the LOC101249061 gene encoding mitochondrial protein pet191 homolog codes for the protein MAKSCKGLAVELVKCLSESDCVKVEKKSFRECAKEKSPCIPSECVGLRETYFNCKRGQLDMRARIRGNKGY